A genomic segment from Lagenorhynchus albirostris chromosome X, mLagAlb1.1, whole genome shotgun sequence encodes:
- the SCML1 gene encoding sex comb on midleg-like protein 1 — protein sequence MSSCSSEVDVIRTRISTYDDDNTVLYAYEPNTAYFNNVIYDAIQKLDKKLDVVHAKVRKIKHFRVKSWLQSRKPLGYAFKDYNYLLSKKIRYQKMRKKRCLCPSPYPKSYSPTIPVQRPEKDSQSNPLEAPFGSPVPLDLERSLSLSPTVPSTYRRRSYEEYYSPQDPTQGSSSPEAHNTRSLFLDTQSTAVEPATVLTQSERRPAHSPDMMTYPALLENSRFSRAGSPLYVPTSFGPSSPAGSAPGVLKQSLPDDPSTWSVDEVILFLKYVDPQLSSALVDLFMQHDIDGKALLLLKNDMMMKYMGLKLGTALKLRHYIEMLKDRKIPQQFKKCVD from the exons ATGTCTAGCTGCTCCAGTGAAGTCGATGTG ATAAGAACACGAATCTCTACTTATGATGATGATAACACTGTTCTTTATGCATATGAACCAAATACTGCATATTTCAATAAT GTCATCTATGATGCTATTCAAAAACTGGATAAGAAACTTGATGTCGTGCACGCAAAGGTTAGAAAAATCAAGCATTTTCGTGTGAAGTCATGGTTGCAAAGTCGT AAGCCACTCGGATATGCATTTAAAGATTATAATTACCTCCTTTCTAAAAAGATCAGATAccagaaaatgaggaagaagcGGTGTCTCTGTCCATCGCCTTACCCTAAAAGTTATAGCCCCACTATTCCAGTACAAAGGCCGGAAAAGGATTCCCAGAGCAACCCTCTAGAAGCACCTTTTGGGTCCCCGGTGCCTCTGGATCTGGAGCGATCCCTTAGCCTGAGCCCGACGGTCCCCTCCACCTACCGCAGGCGTTCCTACGAGGAGTACTACTCGCCCCAGGACCCCACGCAGGGCTCCTCCAGTCCAGAGGCCCACAACACCCGCAGTCTTTTCTTAGACACCCAGTCCACTGCGGTCGAGCCTGCAACCGTGCTGACCCAGAGTGAACGCAGGCCAGCACATAGCCCTGACATGATGACCTACCCAGCTTTACTGGAAAACAGTAGATTCAGCCGTGCTGGCTCACCTCTCTATGTCCCGACCAGCTTCG GTCCAAGTTCACCAGCTGGAAGTGCCCCGGGTGTCCTCAAACAGAGCCTCCCTGATGACCCTTCAACCTGGTCTGTGGATGAAGTGATCCTGTTTCTGAAATACGTAGATCCTCAGTTATCAAGTGCCCTCGTCGACCTCTTCATGCAACAT GACATTGATGGGAAAGCTCTGCTACTGCTCAAGAATGACATGATGATGAAGTACATGGGGCTTAAGCTGGGGACAGCGCTGAAGCTGCGCCACTACATTGAAATGCTTAAAGACAGAAAGATACctcaacaatttaaaaagtgtGTAGATTAG